One part of the Loxodonta africana isolate mLoxAfr1 chromosome 13, mLoxAfr1.hap2, whole genome shotgun sequence genome encodes these proteins:
- the LOC135227253 gene encoding protein S100-A10-like encodes MPRLPAKAPTDLTKMPSQMEHAMEMMMFTFYQFAGDKGYLTKEDLRLLMVPGFLENQKDPLVLDKIMKDLDQCRDGKVGFQSFFSLLAGLTIACNDYFVVHMKQKEKKQKKAESKSHSQELSRRGA; translated from the coding sequence ATGCCACGCCTTCCGGCCAAGGCTCCAACAGACCTCACCAAAATGCCATCTCAAATGGAACACGCCATGGAAATGATGATGTTCACATTTTACCAATTTGCTGGGGATAAAGGCTACTTAACAAAGGAGGACCTGAGACTGCTCATGGTCCCTGGatttttagaaaaccaaaaagacccTCTGGTTCTGGACAAAATAATGAAGGATCTGGACCAGTGTCGAGATGGCAAAGTAGGCTTCCAGAGCTTCTTTTCACTACTTGCTGGGCTCACCATCGCATGCAATGACTACTTTGTAGTGCACATGAAGCAGAAGGAAAAGAAGCAGAAGAAGGCAGAATCAAAGAGTCACTCGCAAGAGCTATCCCGAAGAGGTGCTTAA